Proteins co-encoded in one Nicotiana sylvestris chromosome 7, ASM39365v2, whole genome shotgun sequence genomic window:
- the LOC138874021 gene encoding uncharacterized protein yields the protein MTNDNGNQAVPMVIVNASTNRTLALAPTEKPEKNFGLDFKRWQQKIFFYLTTLSLQKFIKEDVPVLPDETPKNERFLVIEAWKHSDFLCKNYVLSGLEDDLYNVYSGVETSKEFWIALEKKYKTEDAGLKKFIAAKFLNYKMVDSKSVIIQVQELQVIIHDLLAEGLVINEAFQVAAMIEKLPPLWLKNYLKHKHKEMTLKDLIVRLRIEEDNKAAEKRGRGNSTIMGTNIVEDTSQNKRKMKQTSGPKK from the exons atgactaatgataacGGGAACCAGGCTGTTCCAATGGTGATTGTCAATGCATCAACAAACCGAACACTGGCGTTGGCACCGACGGAGAAACCCGAAAAAAATTTCGGGTTAGATTTCAAGCGGTGGCAGCAGAAGAtattcttctacttgactactttaAGTCTGCAAAAGTttatcaaggaagatgttcctgttcTGCCTGATGAAACTCCAAAAAAtgaacgctttctcgtgattgaggcgtggaagcattcggATTTTCTGTGCAAGAATTAtgttcttagcggactggaggacGATTTGTATAATGTCTACAGTGGCGTAGAGACGTCAAAAGAATTTTGGattgcgcttgaaaagaaatacaaaactgaagatgcggGGTTGAAGAAATTCATCGCCGCCAAGTTTTTgaactacaaaatggtagatagcaagtctgttattatcCAAGTCcaagaattgcaagtgattattcacgatctccttgctgaag gtcttgtcatcaatgaagcattccaagtagcagcgatgattgagaagttgcctcctttgtgGTTAAAAAATTACTTGAAACACAAACACAAGGAGATGACCCTtaaagatctcattgttcggttgagaatcgaagaggacaacaaagctgctgaaaagagaggtcgtggaaactcaacaataatgggaacaaacattgttgaggatacttctcaaaataagagaaagatGAAGCAAACTTCTGGACCAAAAAAGTAA